The following proteins come from a genomic window of Fibrobacter sp. UWEL:
- a CDS encoding TraR/DksA C4-type zinc finger protein has translation MAEKKPVKMSDADLKFFEDMLIEKRRELVNAQSENEKAETFKSQVQAGDGGESNSADLATDYNALETNFSLAAREGKYLVYLEEALKRIKKGTFGVCKVCGELIPKPRLMAVPTATKCVNCKEETKRKEREDSRLEMARLMAEEQRREMMKKNAGR, from the coding sequence ATGGCTGAAAAGAAACCTGTGAAGATGAGCGATGCCGACCTCAAGTTTTTCGAAGATATGCTGATCGAAAAGCGCCGCGAACTGGTGAACGCCCAGAGCGAAAATGAAAAGGCTGAAACTTTCAAGAGCCAGGTGCAGGCTGGTGACGGTGGCGAATCCAATAGCGCTGACCTGGCAACCGACTATAACGCCCTGGAAACCAACTTCTCCCTGGCTGCTCGTGAAGGTAAGTACCTGGTGTATCTGGAAGAAGCCCTGAAGCGTATCAAGAAGGGTACTTTCGGTGTTTGCAAGGTTTGCGGTGAACTCATTCCCAAGCCCCGCCTGATGGCAGTGCCTACTGCTACCAAGTGCGTGAACTGTAAGGAAGAAACCAAGCGCAAGGAACGTGAAGACAGCCGTCTTGAAATGGCTCGCCTCATGGCCGAAGAACAGCGCCGCGAAATGATGAAGAAGAACGCTGGCCGTTAA
- a CDS encoding response regulator, which yields MKKEKNNSERRFWFQYLAILVVTVVCLASVTWFTFNSFSRLAKEDAVRIGQNSIQKDGVALNNFLLKKKELLDVAAILMEYELKQESSQESIKSLLYYVSQSYIEGTDSLFSGLYGFIKGEYMDGLGWVPPEGYNPYKRPWYQEAFKSRGGIALVSPYDDTRTHKYAVSLSKRLSDRQSVLSIDIDMSEVFETLGRVRNGSDGDWMVIDVNGLVVGHSNDSLRGKNFLNAEFWGTPHEELARKVLLANGDDFEFSFKGKNYMVFSDIVFDNWRVVKLSDETVLFERARWILVRNIMVSVLLFIVIGIFCTNSFINRIKTLRSNRAKSIFLANMSHEIRTPINGILGMNAIVLKEVHDESLKEYASNIQSAGQTLLSIINDILDISKIESGKMTLTPTEYDLFNVLSDCFNINSPKATAKNLRFTVECDPDIPSGLWGDEVRIRQIINNLLSNAVKYTEFGEISLSVGYDSIPNRDPLKVENSVMLKIVVKDSGIGIHPEDMDAIFGAFQRVDQKKNRNIEGTGLGLNLTKQLVLMNGGDISVRSHYGEGSTFIVSIPQLVLNMEPMGDFASKYKQAATTSNLPTETLFAPNARVLVVDDVALNLKVFRGLLKDTKVKIDTAMNGAQCLELVKEKRYDIIFLDHMMPVMDGLETYERMKVLDTPNRKTPVVMLTANAIVGAKESYLKSGFVDYLSKPVKEWDLLRMLKRYLPEGLILTADDLVGVDGKIPSASKPAGKIEKVTEPAVETPVIPVAQETPAQESVEAPVEPATAPVETAVDPLTELGKFINVRMGVLYCANDEEFYKEMLQEYTDGFKLPEIESAFQKDDWKNYQILVHALKSTSLTIGAEELSKDAKSLEFACKDSDFDFVKENHQRVMKDYESLVSNIKKVMGA from the coding sequence ATGAAGAAGGAAAAGAATAACAGCGAAAGACGTTTTTGGTTTCAATACCTGGCCATCCTAGTGGTGACGGTGGTATGCCTTGCTTCTGTTACCTGGTTTACATTCAACTCTTTTTCGAGACTGGCGAAGGAAGACGCTGTTCGCATCGGTCAGAACTCCATCCAGAAGGATGGCGTTGCCCTGAATAATTTCCTCCTGAAGAAGAAGGAACTGCTGGACGTTGCTGCCATCCTCATGGAATATGAGCTGAAGCAGGAATCTTCTCAGGAATCTATCAAGTCCCTTCTTTACTATGTATCCCAAAGCTACATCGAGGGAACGGACTCCTTGTTCTCCGGCCTGTATGGCTTTATCAAGGGCGAATACATGGATGGCTTGGGCTGGGTTCCGCCCGAGGGTTACAATCCCTATAAGCGTCCCTGGTATCAGGAAGCGTTCAAGTCTCGCGGTGGCATTGCCCTTGTTTCTCCTTACGATGATACTCGTACCCACAAGTATGCGGTTTCCCTGTCCAAGCGCCTGTCTGACCGCCAGAGCGTTCTTTCCATCGATATTGACATGAGCGAAGTTTTTGAAACTTTGGGCAGAGTCCGCAATGGAAGCGATGGCGACTGGATGGTTATTGATGTAAACGGTCTTGTGGTGGGACACTCCAACGATTCCTTACGCGGTAAGAATTTCCTGAATGCAGAATTCTGGGGAACGCCTCATGAGGAACTTGCCCGTAAGGTGCTCCTGGCCAACGGGGATGACTTTGAGTTTTCCTTCAAGGGGAAGAACTATATGGTCTTCTCCGACATTGTGTTTGATAACTGGCGCGTGGTGAAACTTTCTGACGAGACGGTCCTCTTTGAACGTGCTCGCTGGATTCTTGTCCGCAATATCATGGTGTCCGTATTGCTGTTTATCGTGATCGGTATCTTCTGTACGAACAGCTTCATTAACCGTATCAAGACCCTCCGTTCCAATCGTGCAAAGTCCATCTTCCTTGCCAACATGAGCCATGAAATCCGTACACCGATTAACGGAATCCTGGGCATGAATGCAATCGTGTTGAAGGAAGTCCACGACGAGAGCCTGAAGGAATATGCTTCTAACATCCAGAGCGCGGGTCAGACCCTTCTGTCCATTATTAACGACATTCTGGATATTTCCAAAATTGAATCCGGCAAGATGACCTTGACTCCTACGGAATACGACTTGTTCAATGTTCTGTCGGACTGCTTTAACATTAACTCTCCCAAGGCAACCGCAAAGAACCTGCGATTCACGGTGGAATGCGATCCGGATATTCCCTCCGGCTTGTGGGGCGATGAAGTTCGTATCCGCCAGATTATTAACAACCTGCTTTCCAACGCCGTGAAGTATACGGAGTTTGGCGAAATCAGCCTGTCCGTCGGCTATGATTCCATCCCGAACAGAGATCCCCTGAAGGTGGAAAATTCTGTCATGCTGAAAATCGTCGTGAAGGATTCTGGCATTGGCATTCATCCCGAGGATATGGACGCCATCTTCGGCGCCTTCCAGCGAGTGGACCAGAAGAAGAATCGCAATATCGAAGGTACTGGCCTGGGCTTGAATTTGACGAAGCAGCTGGTTCTGATGAATGGCGGTGACATTTCTGTTCGAAGCCATTACGGGGAAGGTTCCACCTTTATTGTGTCCATCCCGCAGCTGGTGCTGAACATGGAACCCATGGGTGATTTTGCCAGCAAGTACAAGCAGGCTGCAACAACCAGCAACCTGCCTACAGAAACCTTGTTTGCACCTAACGCCCGCGTGTTGGTGGTGGATGACGTGGCCTTGAACCTGAAGGTATTCCGCGGCCTTCTGAAGGATACCAAGGTAAAGATTGACACCGCAATGAATGGCGCCCAGTGTTTGGAACTGGTGAAGGAAAAGCGTTACGATATTATCTTCCTGGATCACATGATGCCTGTGATGGACGGTCTAGAAACCTATGAACGTATGAAGGTTCTGGATACGCCCAACAGGAAAACTCCTGTGGTCATGCTGACCGCCAACGCCATTGTGGGTGCAAAGGAATCTTACCTGAAGTCTGGCTTTGTGGATTACCTCTCCAAGCCGGTGAAGGAATGGGACTTGCTCCGTATGCTCAAGCGCTACCTGCCGGAAGGATTGATCCTGACTGCAGACGATTTGGTCGGGGTGGATGGAAAAATTCCAAGCGCTTCCAAGCCTGCTGGGAAAATCGAGAAGGTTACGGAACCCGCCGTTGAAACGCCTGTTATTCCGGTTGCTCAAGAAACTCCGGCTCAGGAATCCGTTGAGGCTCCGGTGGAGCCCGCAACAGCTCCGGTGGAAACTGCAGTGGATCCCCTGACGGAACTGGGCAAGTTCATCAATGTCAGAATGGGCGTTTTGTATTGCGCCAACGACGAAGAATTCTACAAGGAAATGCTCCAGGAATATACGGACGGCTTTAAACTTCCGGAAATTGAAAGTGCCTTCCAGAAGGATGACTGGAAGAATTACCAGATTCTGGTTCATGCGTTGAAGAGTACTTCCCTGACCATTGGCGCCGAGGAACTATCCAAGGACGCCAAGTCTCTGGAGTTCGCCTGCAAGGACAGCGACTTTGACTTTGTCAAGGAAAATCACCAGCGCGTCATGAAGGATTACGAATCTCTGGTCTCGAATATTAAAAAGGTGATGGGGGCTTAA
- the hprK gene encoding HPr(Ser) kinase/phosphatase, translated as MAESRLKDIKILHRERLLVRDFFCRYGKDLQMACHSSDSSLDAPIAESGIHRPGLAMAGYTKVYSSQQIQVVGHTEWNYLESIGHEGRVKVFEGLTEFKAPMWVVTHAQNPHAELREMCERKGIPLFSTTLHTYEFIKLSQRILEEFFAPHAIIHGSLVDVYGVGMLYIGDSNVGKSECVLDLVESGHRMVADDVVHISNVGRSIIGRPDPLIKHHMEIRGVGILDIRSMFGIHAIRKQKKIEAIVELQQWRQDGSYDRTGLNGAAEEIMGVKIPKIVIPVAPGKNLTVISEVIAMNILMKMNGQNVAEDFNEALMQKIKAKAKGEYVDDLLDFDPQNWSYYE; from the coding sequence ATGGCTGAATCAAGACTGAAAGATATTAAGATCCTGCATCGGGAACGACTCCTGGTGCGGGACTTTTTTTGTCGTTACGGCAAGGACCTGCAGATGGCCTGCCATTCTTCGGACTCTAGCTTGGACGCTCCCATTGCGGAAAGCGGTATCCATCGCCCGGGCCTTGCCATGGCGGGTTACACTAAGGTATACAGTTCCCAGCAGATCCAGGTAGTGGGCCATACGGAATGGAACTATCTGGAATCCATCGGTCACGAAGGCCGCGTCAAGGTCTTTGAAGGCCTTACGGAGTTTAAGGCTCCCATGTGGGTGGTCACTCACGCCCAGAACCCTCATGCAGAACTGAGGGAAATGTGTGAACGCAAGGGTATTCCCCTGTTTTCTACCACCCTCCATACTTACGAATTTATCAAGCTCTCCCAGCGAATCCTGGAAGAATTCTTTGCGCCCCATGCCATTATCCACGGAAGCCTTGTGGACGTGTATGGCGTCGGCATGCTTTACATTGGCGACAGCAACGTGGGTAAGTCCGAATGCGTGCTGGACCTGGTGGAAAGCGGCCACCGTATGGTCGCTGACGATGTGGTCCATATCAGTAACGTGGGTCGTTCCATTATCGGCCGCCCGGATCCCCTGATCAAGCACCATATGGAAATCCGCGGTGTAGGCATTCTGGATATCCGCTCCATGTTCGGTATCCACGCCATCCGCAAGCAGAAGAAGATTGAAGCTATCGTGGAGCTGCAGCAGTGGCGTCAGGATGGTTCCTATGACCGTACCGGCTTGAACGGTGCCGCCGAAGAAATCATGGGTGTCAAGATCCCGAAGATTGTGATTCCCGTGGCGCCGGGCAAGAACCTGACCGTGATTTCCGAAGTCATCGCCATGAATATCCTCATGAAGATGAACGGCCAGAACGTGGCAGAAGACTTTAACGAAGCCCTGATGCAGAAGATTAAGGCTAAGGCCAAGGGCGAGTATGTGGATGATTTGTTAGATTTCGATCCGCAGAATTGGTCCTACTATGAATAG
- a CDS encoding MlaD family protein, whose product MNRFVRLVKENVLPSIIFTILAVSCAGAWYFFHPSSPYHPRYSFVVSYQAIGTLSPGNPVEVRGIKAGEITKVQLTEDAVYVTARVYSTVKIPKNSEFRLINSGLMGEREMCILSGDSDQLISDGDTLVGRYDEGTSGVFKSLTEAFDDLTDIRDTLKALVEAVTEGDAGKQIQRVITKGQKIVRMTKKDVKSWMGDAEKLLGDLDKSLTDAKDIMNKAIDKGGPKVDLLQGYVERVEVLLNRVEKSADWARSFLQKFEEKNTIGLVMDPQEKLAKEMEALMKDTDALFEDIRKNSLKLNVDFF is encoded by the coding sequence ATGAATAGATTTGTTCGACTGGTCAAGGAAAACGTACTTCCCTCCATTATCTTTACGATACTGGCGGTTTCTTGTGCTGGGGCGTGGTATTTCTTCCATCCGTCCAGCCCTTACCATCCTCGCTATTCCTTTGTGGTGTCCTACCAGGCAATTGGTACCCTGTCTCCCGGAAATCCCGTGGAAGTTCGCGGTATAAAGGCGGGCGAGATTACCAAGGTGCAGCTGACTGAGGATGCGGTGTACGTAACCGCCCGAGTCTATTCTACGGTGAAGATTCCCAAGAATTCCGAGTTCCGCCTGATTAACTCCGGCCTGATGGGTGAACGTGAAATGTGCATCCTGTCCGGCGATAGCGATCAGCTTATTTCCGATGGCGACACCCTGGTGGGCCGTTACGACGAAGGCACTTCCGGCGTGTTCAAGAGCCTGACGGAAGCTTTTGACGACCTGACGGATATTCGAGATACCTTGAAGGCCCTCGTTGAGGCGGTCACGGAAGGGGATGCCGGCAAGCAGATCCAGCGAGTGATTACCAAGGGACAGAAGATTGTCCGCATGACCAAGAAAGACGTTAAGTCCTGGATGGGAGATGCGGAAAAACTGCTGGGGGACTTGGATAAATCCTTGACGGATGCTAAGGATATCATGAACAAGGCCATCGATAAGGGTGGGCCTAAGGTGGACCTACTCCAGGGTTATGTGGAACGTGTGGAAGTTCTCCTGAACCGTGTTGAAAAATCCGCTGACTGGGCCAGGTCTTTCCTGCAGAAGTTCGAGGAAAAGAACACCATAGGCTTGGTGATGGACCCGCAGGAGAAGCTTGCCAAGGAAATGGAAGCCCTGATGAAGGACACCGATGCCTTGTTTGAGGACATCCGAAAGAACAGTTTAAAGCTGAATGTAGACTTTTTCTAG
- the hpf gene encoding ribosome hibernation-promoting factor, HPF/YfiA family, whose product MDIQFSARHFNASAGLQDRIQEEMDKLAKFYPNITSASVILDHEVEHQRHCEITVSITGSQVVASADEENMGKAVDVTLERIKTQLKKANEKQNDHRAQPISDVV is encoded by the coding sequence ATGGATATTCAGTTTTCTGCTCGCCACTTTAACGCATCTGCAGGTCTCCAGGATCGTATTCAGGAAGAAATGGACAAACTCGCTAAGTTCTACCCGAATATCACCAGTGCTTCCGTTATCCTCGATCACGAAGTAGAACATCAGCGTCATTGCGAAATTACTGTTAGCATCACTGGTTCTCAGGTCGTGGCTTCCGCTGACGAAGAAAATATGGGCAAGGCTGTGGATGTTACCCTTGAACGTATCAAGACTCAGCTGAAGAAGGCCAACGAAAAGCAGAATGACCATCGTGCACAGCCGATTTCTGACGTCGTTTAG
- a CDS encoding response regulator, whose amino-acid sequence MSNGGKTILVVDDDNMSLKMTELIVQENGYKVVTADSGEKALEILRQGGIDLVLLDIEMPGMSGIETLEAIRADQQLKDVKVIFLTVMMVEFYKQEATRLGASDFVQKPVLPVELVSRISKVLRASEKQRILVVDDDSMNLRFAKRMLGDHYEISCVSSGSEALATISGFMPHLALLDLHMPEMNGYELLAEIRKIPQFEDLPVVFLTADNDRETEIQVFKAGALDYIQKPFIADVVLHRLNRILDLKRLQSSLQDEVEKQTAELSESRRKVTNLSLQVVTTLASTIDAKDKYTNGHSIRVAKYSRELGRRMGKTPQELEEIYFIAMLHDIGKIGIPDAIINKTSKLTDDEYNTIKTHPGIGAEILKNISEMPNMEIGAHWHHERYDGRGYPDGLKGTEIPEIARIIAVADAYDAMTSRRSYRSALPQEVVRGEIEKGKGLQFDPQIADNMLDMIDDDKNYSMRDEGNYGTF is encoded by the coding sequence ATGAGCAACGGTGGAAAGACCATCCTGGTTGTAGACGATGACAACATGTCCTTAAAGATGACTGAACTGATTGTTCAGGAAAACGGCTATAAGGTCGTTACTGCTGATTCTGGGGAAAAGGCCCTGGAAATTCTTCGTCAGGGTGGAATAGACCTAGTTCTTCTGGATATTGAAATGCCCGGCATGAGCGGCATCGAGACATTGGAAGCTATTCGTGCCGATCAGCAGCTGAAGGACGTGAAGGTCATCTTCCTGACGGTGATGATGGTGGAATTTTACAAGCAGGAAGCCACTCGCCTGGGTGCTTCTGATTTCGTGCAGAAGCCTGTGCTGCCTGTGGAACTGGTTTCCCGAATATCCAAGGTTCTCCGTGCTAGCGAAAAGCAGCGCATCCTGGTGGTGGACGATGACTCCATGAACCTGCGCTTTGCCAAGCGTATGCTGGGCGATCACTACGAAATCTCCTGCGTCTCCTCCGGTAGTGAAGCTCTTGCGACCATTAGCGGCTTTATGCCACACCTTGCCCTGTTGGACCTCCATATGCCGGAAATGAACGGCTATGAACTCCTTGCTGAAATCAGAAAGATTCCTCAGTTCGAAGACCTGCCGGTAGTGTTCCTTACGGCAGACAATGACCGCGAAACGGAAATTCAGGTGTTCAAGGCTGGCGCCCTGGACTACATCCAGAAACCTTTCATCGCGGACGTGGTGCTCCATCGCCTGAACCGCATTCTGGACCTGAAGAGACTTCAGTCTTCCCTTCAGGATGAAGTGGAAAAGCAGACTGCGGAACTTTCCGAAAGCCGCCGCAAGGTAACGAACCTTTCTCTCCAGGTGGTGACGACTTTGGCAAGCACCATCGATGCTAAGGACAAGTACACCAACGGTCACTCCATTCGTGTGGCCAAGTATTCCCGTGAACTTGGACGACGCATGGGCAAGACTCCCCAGGAACTGGAAGAGATTTACTTCATCGCCATGCTTCATGATATTGGTAAGATCGGTATTCCCGATGCGATCATCAATAAGACTAGCAAGCTGACGGATGATGAATACAATACCATCAAGACCCATCCGGGAATTGGTGCTGAAATTTTGAAGAACATTTCCGAAATGCCCAACATGGAAATTGGTGCTCACTGGCACCATGAACGTTACGATGGCCGCGGCTACCCCGATGGCCTGAAGGGAACGGAAATTCCTGAAATCGCTCGAATCATTGCAGTGGCGGATGCTTATGACGCCATGACCTCTCGCCGAAGCTACCGTAGCGCTCTTCCCCAGGAAGTGGTCCGCGGTGAAATCGAGAAGGGCAAGGGCCTGCAGTTTGATCCCCAGATCGCGGACAATATGCTGGACATGATCGACGATGACAAGAATTATTCCATGAGAGACGAGGGCAACTATGGAACCTTCTAA
- a CDS encoding serine hydrolase yields the protein MMFNDSEIVKLLKNAENEGVFNKAVAGFILPDGTKKLVTLNTPENTVFDIASLTKVCPTSTLALRYILEGKLSVDSKVVDFIPELQTNYRDDIRIFHLLTHSLDYRVPMKTLRTLPPEGILNALYTYQFEKAPGDAFNYGNPASVLLGMILDRITGMTLQEQGRQYFFDPLGMNRSGWDPLTRDFNRIPKEEISPTEMCAFRNREIQGEIHDESAWVLRQLFPVGSAGMFSCVPDLLKFVQMMLNDGVSSEGIRVAPAGILQLASTNAFMNPAYGSCPAGAAGDCTALGWELNAPKFMGTKISPRTFGKTGFTGASIVADPDRGAAVVLLSNFTYPHREANADRIHAFRALLADTFFGEIG from the coding sequence ATGATGTTTAACGATTCCGAAATTGTAAAACTGCTGAAAAATGCCGAAAACGAGGGCGTTTTCAACAAGGCCGTAGCCGGATTTATCCTCCCCGACGGCACAAAAAAGCTTGTAACCCTGAACACCCCCGAGAATACGGTGTTCGATATCGCAAGCCTTACGAAAGTATGCCCCACGTCCACGCTGGCCCTCCGTTATATCCTGGAGGGGAAACTTTCCGTAGACAGCAAGGTCGTGGACTTCATTCCCGAATTACAGACAAACTATCGTGACGACATCCGCATTTTTCACCTGCTGACTCACAGCCTGGACTATCGCGTTCCCATGAAGACCTTGCGCACGCTACCGCCGGAGGGAATTCTCAACGCGCTGTACACGTACCAGTTTGAAAAAGCCCCCGGGGACGCATTCAATTACGGCAATCCCGCCAGCGTGTTGCTGGGCATGATCCTGGACCGAATTACCGGAATGACACTGCAGGAACAAGGCCGCCAGTATTTTTTTGACCCGCTGGGCATGAACCGCTCCGGCTGGGACCCGCTGACTAGGGACTTCAATAGGATTCCCAAAGAGGAAATCTCCCCGACGGAAATGTGCGCCTTTAGAAATCGCGAAATCCAGGGGGAAATTCACGACGAAAGCGCCTGGGTATTACGCCAGCTATTTCCGGTAGGCAGCGCAGGCATGTTCAGCTGCGTTCCCGACCTGTTGAAGTTCGTCCAGATGATGCTCAATGATGGCGTGTCCAGCGAGGGCATCCGCGTCGCCCCTGCAGGAATCCTGCAGTTGGCCAGCACCAACGCCTTTATGAATCCCGCCTATGGGAGCTGTCCCGCCGGTGCCGCCGGCGACTGCACCGCTCTTGGCTGGGAACTGAACGCCCCGAAATTTATGGGAACAAAAATCTCTCCCCGCACATTTGGAAAGACGGGCTTTACCGGGGCAAGCATCGTCGCCGACCCCGACCGCGGCGCCGCCGTAGTACTGCTCAGCAACTTCACCTACCCCCATCGGGAAGCAAACGCAGACCGCATCCACGCCTTCCGCGCCTTACTAGCAGATACATTCTTCGGGGAAATAGGATAA
- a CDS encoding hybrid sensor histidine kinase/response regulator, whose translation MEPSKQSLFKKFIRIFFADDIDIQTRMLNLMLWAVLIGGLLITVLLLIIDGIGAAAVILGLLAFVSLGIFFSVKKRPQLSGTIVTCSANLIFFPIIFCKLGGLHSGVILWFVLGLIFAFITLRGALSFVVYGLGITALCVCIFLLDGHPEFVSVMPEGFWMENVILSLAIVSAIFGAIFKYQNYVYEKQSRLLMDQEKKLRETMEDLKVASRAKSEFLANMSHEIRTPINGILGMNAMLLKDCKDDSQKEYAMNIHSAGHTLLSIINSILDISKIESGKMELQPADYELFSVLNDCYNLVASRAEDKELNFKLDVNPNLPSGLWGDEVRVRQIINNLLSNAVKYTEKGFIKLSVDYELAGGETVCENGSRVYLKVVVSDSGMGIRREDLSKLFQMFQRIDENRNRTVEGTGLGLNLTKKLVEMMDGFIEASSEYGKGSVFSVTIPQIVKNTDPMGDFAEKYRASIARTETQKKVFMAPGRHILVVDDVKMNLKVVEGLLKETKIKVDTVNSGKLALDLIQRNRYDMIYLDHMMPEMDGIETMRLMRLLPNNLNRNTPIIMLTANAVIGAKEFYLKEGFSDYLSKPVREADLIASLKKYLPQEAVVVTESPAEPVAESVVAPVAAEKMEEKIQKVEANVAAGGSTAFEKLNALPDIDAKAGLELCMNDEEFYLEMVEEFCNGNKMADLERLFAANDLANYRITVHALKSTSLTIGLAELSASAKALEMASASNDVEFVKKNHAPLMEKYGRILQLLKEAIS comes from the coding sequence ATGGAACCTTCTAAACAGTCTCTGTTTAAAAAGTTCATCCGAATTTTCTTTGCTGACGATATTGACATTCAGACTCGAATGTTGAACTTGATGCTGTGGGCGGTTCTCATTGGGGGCCTGCTTATTACAGTCCTCTTGTTGATTATCGATGGCATTGGCGCTGCTGCGGTGATTCTTGGCTTGCTTGCTTTTGTGAGCCTTGGCATTTTCTTCTCCGTAAAGAAACGTCCCCAGCTTTCGGGTACCATTGTTACCTGTTCTGCAAACCTGATTTTCTTTCCCATTATTTTCTGCAAACTGGGTGGGCTCCATAGTGGAGTCATCCTATGGTTCGTGCTGGGATTGATCTTTGCCTTCATTACCCTGCGTGGCGCCTTGAGTTTTGTGGTTTACGGCTTGGGAATTACCGCCCTCTGTGTCTGTATTTTCCTGCTGGATGGCCATCCCGAGTTTGTTTCCGTAATGCCGGAAGGCTTCTGGATGGAAAATGTCATTCTGTCCCTGGCTATTGTGTCTGCAATTTTCGGCGCTATCTTTAAGTACCAGAACTATGTGTACGAAAAGCAGAGCCGACTGCTGATGGATCAGGAGAAGAAACTCCGCGAGACCATGGAAGACTTGAAGGTGGCTAGCCGTGCCAAGTCTGAATTCCTGGCTAACATGAGCCATGAAATCCGTACGCCCATTAACGGCATTCTGGGTATGAACGCCATGCTGTTGAAGGACTGCAAGGACGACAGCCAGAAAGAATATGCCATGAATATCCATAGCGCAGGTCACACCCTGCTTTCCATCATCAACTCTATTCTGGATATTTCCAAGATTGAGTCCGGCAAGATGGAACTGCAGCCTGCGGATTATGAACTGTTCTCCGTATTGAATGACTGCTATAACTTGGTGGCCTCTAGAGCGGAAGACAAGGAATTGAATTTTAAGCTGGACGTAAATCCCAACCTGCCGTCTGGGCTGTGGGGTGATGAAGTCCGCGTGCGCCAGATTATTAACAACCTGCTCTCCAATGCGGTGAAGTATACGGAGAAGGGCTTTATCAAGCTGTCTGTGGATTACGAACTGGCCGGAGGGGAAACGGTCTGTGAAAATGGCTCTCGAGTTTACCTGAAGGTCGTGGTAAGTGACTCCGGTATGGGTATCCGTAGGGAAGACTTGTCCAAGCTGTTCCAGATGTTCCAGCGTATCGACGAGAACCGCAACCGTACGGTGGAAGGTACGGGACTTGGCTTGAACCTGACCAAGAAGCTGGTGGAAATGATGGATGGTTTCATCGAGGCGTCCAGTGAATATGGCAAGGGTTCCGTCTTCTCTGTCACGATTCCGCAGATTGTGAAGAATACCGACCCCATGGGTGACTTCGCGGAAAAGTATCGTGCATCTATCGCTAGAACGGAAACTCAGAAGAAGGTGTTCATGGCTCCTGGCCGCCATATTCTGGTGGTGGACGACGTGAAGATGAACCTGAAGGTGGTGGAAGGCCTCCTGAAGGAAACCAAGATCAAGGTGGATACGGTCAATAGCGGAAAGCTTGCTTTGGACTTGATCCAGCGCAATCGTTATGACATGATTTATCTGGACCACATGATGCCCGAGATGGATGGTATCGAGACCATGCGCCTCATGCGTCTGTTGCCTAATAACCTGAACAGGAATACTCCTATCATCATGCTTACGGCCAATGCCGTGATTGGCGCCAAGGAATTCTACCTGAAGGAAGGTTTCTCCGATTATCTTTCCAAGCCGGTTCGTGAAGCGGACTTGATCGCGTCTTTGAAGAAGTATCTGCCCCAGGAAGCCGTGGTGGTTACAGAATCACCTGCGGAACCGGTTGCGGAGTCCGTTGTTGCTCCGGTCGCTGCCGAAAAGATGGAAGAGAAAATCCAGAAGGTGGAAGCCAATGTTGCAGCCGGCGGCAGTACCGCTTTTGAAAAGCTGAATGCCCTGCCGGATATTGATGCCAAGGCGGGTCTTGAACTGTGCATGAACGATGAAGAATTCTACCTGGAAATGGTGGAAGAGTTCTGCAATGGTAACAAGATGGCGGATCTGGAAAGACTGTTTGCCGCTAATGATTTGGCGAACTATAGAATTACGGTACATGCTTTGAAGAGTACTTCGTTGACGATCGGTCTTGCTGAACTTTCTGCTTCGGCAAAGGCGTTGGAGATGGCTTCTGCAAGTAATGATGTGGAATTTGTCAAAAAGAATCACGCTCCGTTGATGGAAAAGTATGGGCGTATCCTTCAATTGCTGAAAGAGGCTATTTCCTGA